A genomic stretch from Haloarchaeobius amylolyticus includes:
- a CDS encoding GNAT family N-acetyltransferase, with translation MDYELRETLPTPEEYVALREAAGMAPRSLNAARRGLPNTTFGVTVVTDSEVTGEEEVVGMGRIVGDGGTVFQLVDVAVHPAHQGKGLGTDIVDALMTYLAQHAPPTAYVNLMADVEGFYEQWGFEPTAPASRGMFTRIE, from the coding sequence ATGGACTACGAACTCCGCGAGACCCTCCCCACGCCCGAGGAGTACGTCGCCCTGCGCGAGGCCGCCGGGATGGCACCACGGAGCCTGAACGCGGCCCGGCGCGGCCTGCCCAACACCACCTTCGGCGTGACCGTCGTCACCGACAGCGAGGTGACCGGCGAGGAGGAGGTCGTCGGCATGGGCCGCATCGTCGGCGACGGCGGGACCGTCTTCCAGCTGGTCGACGTCGCGGTCCACCCCGCCCACCAGGGGAAGGGACTCGGCACGGACATCGTGGACGCCCTGATGACCTACCTCGCCCAGCACGCGCCCCCGACCGCCTACGTGAACCTCATGGCGGACGTCGAGGGGTTCTACGAGCAGTGGGGCTTCGAGCCGACCGCACCAGCCTCACGGGGTATGTTCACGCGCATCGAGTGA
- the ppsA gene encoding phosphoenolpyruvate synthase, which yields MAVLWLDEIRASDIEAVGGKGASLGELTAAGLPVPPGFVVTAGTYRRFIEEAGIDEELFEAVDVDVDDSKALSEAEARASELILGTEFPDDLREEVLEAYREVGDGEAFVAVRSSATAEDLPDASFAGQQETFLNVTEDELLERVRECWASLFTQRAIYYRQQQGFDHADVNIAVVVQLMVDAEKSGVMFTSHPSTGEPKMIIESAWGLGEAVVSGSVSPDNYVIDRKTREVAEVTVADKKIQMVKDPDTGETVEVEVDEDRRTERVLSDEELAKLRELGETVEDHYDTPQDVEWAIVDGEVFMLQSRPITTITEGDIGEADETRVDAEMEEAASTSTDGSGAVSAEQQTILVQGLGSSPGVASGKARIVKKLDQLDKVGEGDIIVTEMTTPDMVPAMKRAAGIVTDEGGMTSHAAIVSRELGVPAVVGAGNATSMLEDGQLITIDGDKGSIREGRVETQEEEREPVEEVRPQAPVKPMTATEVKVNVSIPEAGERAAATGADGVGLLRMEHMIMSTNKTPQKYIDDHGEKAYVDEIVEGVQGVAEEFYPRPVRVRTLDAPTDEFRQLEGGDDEPKEHNPMLGYRGIRRSLDKPDLFKHELEAFRRLFSMGYDNVEVMFPLVNDAEDVLQARKLMEEVGIDPKKRRWGVMIETPASALGVEAMAEAGIDFASFGTNDLTQYTLAVDRNNGNVADRFDELHPAVLELIGQTIETCREHDVDTSICGQAGSKPQMVQFLVNEGVSSISANIDAVRDVQHEVKRVEQKLILESVR from the coding sequence ATGGCAGTACTCTGGCTGGACGAGATACGGGCCAGCGATATCGAAGCCGTCGGCGGTAAAGGCGCCTCCCTCGGCGAGTTGACCGCCGCAGGGCTTCCTGTCCCACCCGGGTTCGTCGTGACCGCGGGCACGTACCGGCGATTCATCGAAGAGGCAGGCATCGACGAGGAGCTGTTCGAGGCCGTCGACGTCGACGTCGACGACTCGAAGGCCCTCTCCGAGGCCGAGGCGCGTGCGAGCGAACTCATCCTCGGCACCGAGTTCCCCGACGACCTCCGCGAGGAGGTCCTCGAGGCGTACCGCGAGGTCGGGGACGGCGAGGCCTTCGTCGCCGTCCGGTCCTCCGCGACCGCCGAGGACCTCCCCGACGCCTCCTTCGCGGGCCAGCAGGAGACGTTCCTCAACGTCACCGAGGACGAACTCCTCGAACGCGTCCGGGAGTGCTGGGCCTCGCTGTTCACCCAGCGCGCGATCTACTACCGCCAGCAGCAGGGGTTCGACCACGCCGACGTGAACATCGCCGTCGTCGTCCAGCTGATGGTCGACGCGGAGAAGTCCGGCGTCATGTTCACCAGCCACCCCTCGACGGGCGAACCGAAGATGATCATCGAGTCCGCGTGGGGCCTCGGCGAGGCCGTCGTCTCCGGGAGCGTCTCCCCGGACAACTACGTCATCGACCGGAAGACCCGGGAGGTCGCCGAGGTGACGGTCGCCGACAAGAAGATACAGATGGTCAAGGACCCCGACACCGGCGAGACCGTCGAGGTCGAGGTCGACGAGGACCGCCGGACAGAGCGCGTCCTCTCCGACGAGGAACTCGCGAAGCTACGCGAACTCGGCGAGACCGTCGAGGACCACTACGACACCCCGCAGGACGTCGAGTGGGCCATCGTCGACGGCGAGGTGTTCATGCTCCAGTCCCGCCCCATCACGACCATCACCGAGGGCGACATCGGCGAGGCCGACGAGACGCGCGTCGACGCCGAGATGGAGGAGGCCGCCAGCACGAGCACCGACGGGAGCGGTGCCGTCAGCGCCGAGCAACAGACCATCCTCGTCCAGGGCCTCGGGTCCAGTCCCGGCGTCGCCTCCGGGAAGGCCCGCATCGTCAAGAAGCTCGACCAGCTCGACAAGGTCGGTGAGGGCGACATCATCGTCACCGAGATGACGACACCGGACATGGTGCCCGCGATGAAACGGGCCGCCGGCATCGTCACCGACGAGGGCGGCATGACCAGCCACGCTGCCATCGTCTCGCGCGAACTCGGCGTCCCCGCGGTCGTGGGTGCCGGGAACGCCACCTCGATGCTCGAGGACGGCCAGCTCATCACCATCGACGGCGACAAGGGCAGCATCCGCGAGGGGCGCGTCGAGACCCAGGAGGAGGAGCGCGAACCCGTCGAGGAGGTCCGCCCGCAGGCACCCGTCAAGCCGATGACCGCGACCGAGGTCAAGGTCAACGTCTCCATCCCGGAGGCGGGCGAGCGCGCGGCCGCCACGGGCGCCGACGGCGTCGGCCTGCTCCGCATGGAGCACATGATCATGTCGACGAACAAGACGCCCCAGAAGTACATCGACGACCACGGCGAGAAGGCCTACGTCGACGAGATCGTCGAGGGCGTCCAGGGCGTCGCCGAGGAGTTCTACCCGCGCCCGGTCCGGGTGCGCACCCTCGACGCGCCGACCGACGAGTTCCGCCAGCTCGAGGGCGGCGACGACGAGCCCAAAGAGCACAACCCGATGCTCGGCTACCGCGGCATCCGCCGCAGCCTCGACAAGCCCGACCTGTTCAAGCACGAGCTGGAGGCGTTCCGTCGCCTGTTCTCGATGGGCTACGACAACGTCGAGGTCATGTTCCCGCTCGTCAACGACGCCGAGGACGTCCTGCAGGCCCGGAAACTGATGGAGGAGGTCGGCATCGACCCCAAGAAGCGCCGCTGGGGCGTGATGATCGAGACGCCCGCCTCGGCGCTGGGCGTCGAGGCGATGGCCGAGGCCGGCATCGACTTCGCCTCCTTCGGCACGAACGACCTCACGCAGTACACGCTCGCGGTGGACCGGAACAACGGCAACGTCGCCGACCGGTTCGACGAACTCCACCCGGCCGTGCTCGAACTCATCGGCCAGACCATCGAGACGTGTCGCGAACACGACGTGGACACATCCATCTGCGGGCAGGCGGGCTCGAAGCCCCAGATGGTCCAGTTCCTCGTCAACGAGGGGGTCTCGTCCATCTCGGCGAACATCGACGCGGTCCGCGACGTCCAGCACGAGGTCAAGCGGGTCGAGCAGAAGCTCATCCTCGAATCGGTTCGCTGA
- a CDS encoding alpha/beta hydrolase encodes MDDALPRRRLLGSLATVGTAALAGCSSGEQETETTTGPATDTTTQTATPTATDTTTQQPTGEPLSEAEFVARAQALTLDLANGAYDDLTDEFVGQAAEQVSADLLQQAWNSQTSDKGSFTGIASAEYTEQNGTHVVTVRASFQSGVLLVNWGFDDTGGVVGLRLNQPQAAWSAPDYVDQSSFTESTLSLASPACDLGATLTMPARSGDVPGVVLVHGSGPNDRDETIGPNKVFKDLAWGLASRGVAVMRYDKRTFACDVSATDQVTIDDVTVDDAVTAIDRLADEDRVSSVTVVGHSLGGLATPRIASRADVSGAAMLAAPITPLWELIPEQIRYLAELDGTVSEAEQQQLDFAESASNRIGGGSFVDSETLLGFSGTFWRSLKTYDHVATANELSVPLLLAQGGRDYQVPPEELDGWAVALKQETVSFKSFADLNHLLMPGTGPSDPSEYLVQNHVGQTLVDELAEFVGAA; translated from the coding sequence ATGGACGACGCCCTCCCCCGCAGACGCCTCCTCGGCAGTCTCGCGACCGTCGGTACGGCCGCCCTCGCCGGGTGTTCCAGCGGCGAGCAGGAGACGGAGACGACGACCGGCCCCGCGACCGATACGACGACGCAGACGGCCACCCCGACCGCGACCGACACCACGACCCAGCAGCCGACCGGCGAACCGCTCTCCGAGGCGGAGTTCGTCGCCCGCGCGCAGGCCCTCACGCTCGACCTCGCGAACGGCGCCTACGACGACCTCACCGACGAGTTCGTCGGGCAGGCCGCCGAGCAGGTCTCCGCCGACCTGCTCCAGCAGGCCTGGAACTCCCAGACCAGCGACAAGGGGTCGTTCACCGGTATCGCGAGCGCCGAGTACACCGAGCAGAACGGGACGCACGTGGTCACTGTTCGCGCGTCCTTCCAGAGCGGCGTGTTGCTCGTCAACTGGGGCTTCGACGACACCGGGGGCGTGGTCGGCCTGCGCCTGAACCAGCCACAGGCTGCCTGGAGCGCGCCCGACTACGTCGACCAGTCCAGTTTCACCGAGTCGACGCTCTCGCTCGCCTCGCCGGCCTGCGACCTCGGTGCGACCCTGACGATGCCGGCCCGGTCCGGCGACGTGCCCGGCGTGGTGCTGGTCCACGGCTCCGGGCCGAACGACCGCGACGAGACCATCGGTCCGAACAAGGTGTTCAAGGACCTCGCGTGGGGCCTCGCCTCCCGGGGTGTCGCGGTCATGCGGTACGACAAGCGCACCTTCGCCTGCGACGTGTCGGCCACCGACCAGGTGACCATCGACGACGTGACCGTCGACGACGCCGTCACCGCCATCGACCGGCTCGCGGACGAGGACCGGGTGTCTTCCGTGACCGTCGTCGGGCACAGCCTCGGCGGGCTGGCGACTCCCCGCATCGCCTCGCGGGCCGACGTATCGGGCGCGGCCATGCTCGCCGCGCCCATCACCCCGCTCTGGGAGCTGATCCCGGAACAGATCCGCTACCTCGCCGAACTCGACGGGACGGTCTCCGAGGCCGAACAGCAGCAACTCGACTTCGCCGAGAGCGCGTCGAACCGCATCGGTGGCGGCTCGTTCGTCGACAGCGAGACGCTGCTCGGCTTCTCCGGGACGTTCTGGCGCAGCCTGAAGACGTACGACCACGTCGCGACCGCGAACGAGCTCTCGGTCCCGCTGTTGCTCGCACAGGGTGGCAGGGACTACCAGGTCCCGCCCGAGGAACTCGACGGCTGGGCCGTCGCGCTGAAACAGGAGACGGTCTCGTTCAAGTCCTTCGCGGACCTGAACCACCTGCTCATGCCCGGAACCGGCCCGTCCGACCCCAGCGAGTACCTCGTCCAGAACCACGTCGGCCAGACCCTCGTGGACGAGCTGGCCGAGTTCGTCGGCGCGGCGTGA
- a CDS encoding YqaA family protein gives MVLAPWFDYHWLEAAVETATGWVGLGIIAVYSFLIAFVLPLPSEIVLAPKLQLGVPRNVELALIMLVSGLGKAGGSVFAFHIGQEAKEAGPIVRFLKRSRFDVIEWSEKQTVELARKYGYAGLAMALSVPFFPDTLSIYAFAVLERDYLKFAAATFVGSVGRLLVTVLFFSGAFALL, from the coding sequence GTGGTCCTCGCCCCGTGGTTCGACTACCACTGGCTCGAAGCAGCCGTCGAGACAGCGACCGGGTGGGTCGGCCTCGGCATCATCGCCGTCTACTCGTTCCTCATCGCGTTCGTGTTGCCCCTGCCGAGCGAGATCGTCCTCGCGCCGAAGCTCCAGCTCGGCGTCCCGCGGAACGTCGAACTCGCGCTCATCATGCTCGTGAGTGGGCTCGGCAAGGCCGGCGGCAGCGTCTTCGCGTTCCACATCGGCCAGGAGGCCAAGGAGGCCGGCCCCATCGTCCGGTTCCTCAAGCGCTCCCGGTTCGACGTCATCGAGTGGTCCGAGAAGCAGACGGTCGAACTCGCGCGCAAGTACGGCTACGCCGGGCTCGCGATGGCGCTGTCGGTGCCGTTCTTCCCCGACACGCTCTCCATCTACGCCTTCGCCGTGCTCGAACGCGACTACCTGAAGTTCGCGGCGGCGACCTTCGTCGGGAGCGTCGGCCGGCTGCTGGTGACGGTGCTGTTCTTCAGTGGCGCGTTCGCGCTGCTGTGA
- a CDS encoding outer membrane protein assembly factor BamB family protein, with translation MVPSETVSASRIRIALTVVLVLLTLSSVAATATYEPPELQRGTVTDPANGTTVVSTHGWHASLTGPADPDKPVRLVALSEDARLQWERETTDIPGTRFYDVDPLPDGDLLVTNTTADGQTLVTRLDPDTGEREWQQRLDIEDTHDVDLINGDELLVANIKNSSNGTSYDGVFVYDLNEDRITWHWYFRNHYPLSTDGGLDHDWTHVNDVDKIANGTYMVSPRDFDQVIAIDRETKNITWRLGSDDEYGIMNEQHNPQYLETESGQKTVLVADSENDRVVEYTYEDGSWTQVWAVGDDKLQWPRDADRLPNGNTLIVDSMNQRVVEVTPTGEIVWEYYVPWAPYDAERMHLGDEPDGPTMRDLNVSGSYDLSGSAGHAAHSGEPTLFQRAEFATDGVPVLGDVVGWSVDKIQHYGPWAIPNWMPLSALFNGGLAVVVALVWGIGEAVIRRERIVAGVRGRLGS, from the coding sequence ATGGTCCCCTCCGAGACAGTCTCAGCCAGCCGGATCCGCATCGCCCTGACGGTCGTCCTCGTCCTCCTCACGCTGAGTAGCGTCGCCGCGACTGCCACCTACGAGCCTCCCGAACTGCAGCGCGGGACCGTCACCGACCCCGCGAACGGGACGACCGTCGTCTCGACCCACGGCTGGCACGCCAGCCTCACCGGCCCCGCGGACCCCGACAAACCGGTCCGGCTCGTCGCCCTCTCCGAGGACGCACGGCTCCAGTGGGAACGCGAGACGACCGACATCCCCGGCACCCGGTTCTACGACGTGGACCCGCTCCCCGACGGGGACCTGCTCGTCACGAACACCACCGCGGACGGCCAGACGCTCGTCACCCGGCTCGACCCGGACACCGGCGAGCGAGAGTGGCAGCAACGACTCGACATCGAAGACACCCACGACGTGGACCTCATCAACGGCGACGAACTGCTCGTCGCGAACATCAAGAACTCCTCGAACGGCACCAGCTACGACGGCGTCTTCGTCTACGACCTGAACGAGGACCGCATCACCTGGCACTGGTACTTCCGGAACCACTACCCCCTGTCGACCGACGGCGGACTCGACCACGACTGGACCCACGTCAACGACGTCGACAAGATCGCGAACGGGACCTACATGGTCTCGCCGCGCGACTTCGACCAGGTCATCGCCATCGACCGCGAGACCAAGAACATCACGTGGCGGCTCGGGAGCGACGACGAGTACGGCATCATGAACGAGCAGCACAACCCGCAGTACTTAGAGACCGAGTCCGGCCAGAAGACGGTCCTCGTCGCCGACAGCGAGAACGACCGCGTCGTCGAGTACACCTACGAGGACGGCTCGTGGACCCAGGTCTGGGCGGTCGGCGACGACAAACTGCAGTGGCCCCGCGACGCCGACCGCCTCCCGAACGGGAACACCCTCATCGTCGACTCGATGAACCAGCGCGTCGTCGAGGTGACGCCGACGGGTGAGATCGTCTGGGAGTACTACGTCCCGTGGGCGCCCTACGACGCCGAGCGCATGCACCTGGGCGACGAACCCGACGGCCCGACCATGCGCGACCTGAACGTCTCCGGGTCGTACGACCTCTCCGGCTCGGCCGGCCACGCCGCCCACAGCGGCGAGCCGACGCTGTTCCAGCGCGCCGAGTTCGCCACCGACGGCGTGCCGGTGCTGGGCGACGTGGTCGGCTGGAGCGTCGACAAGATACAGCACTACGGCCCGTGGGCCATACCGAACTGGATGCCCCTGAGCGCACTGTTCAACGGCGGGCTCGCGGTCGTCGTCGCGCTCGTCTGGGGTATCGGCGAGGCGGTCATCCGCCGCGAGCGAATCGTTGCGGGGGTCCGCGGCCGACTCGGGTCGTAA
- a CDS encoding phosphoribosyltransferase, producing MSDLPDDFNCTITNWEYIYGLCRDVSNDVKADEFEPDVIVALARGGWFAGRCICDFLGLNDLTSLKMEHYVGTAQKAEEPQVRYPMPEGSVEGKDVLIIDDIADTGGSIKRAEEYVEERNAGQVRTATLQLLQTSEFEPDYIGERLEEWAWMVYPWNFIEDMIDIIGGVMDRNDKSVYTKEDIRHFLAEQHDLQRIEMEIAQPNRLDEVMSEMTRREVVEATDGGWTLLD from the coding sequence ATGAGCGACCTCCCGGACGATTTCAACTGTACCATCACCAACTGGGAGTACATCTACGGTCTCTGCCGCGACGTCAGCAACGACGTCAAGGCGGACGAGTTCGAGCCCGACGTCATCGTCGCGCTGGCCCGCGGCGGCTGGTTCGCCGGGCGATGTATCTGTGACTTCCTCGGGCTGAACGACCTGACCAGCCTGAAGATGGAGCACTACGTCGGCACGGCCCAGAAGGCCGAGGAGCCCCAGGTCCGCTACCCGATGCCAGAGGGCAGCGTGGAGGGCAAGGACGTGCTCATCATCGACGACATCGCCGACACCGGCGGCTCCATCAAGCGCGCCGAGGAGTACGTCGAGGAGCGCAACGCCGGGCAGGTCCGGACCGCGACCCTCCAGCTCCTCCAGACCAGCGAGTTCGAGCCGGACTACATCGGCGAGCGTCTCGAGGAGTGGGCCTGGATGGTCTACCCGTGGAACTTCATCGAGGACATGATCGACATCATCGGCGGCGTCATGGACCGCAACGACAAGTCCGTCTACACCAAGGAGGACATCCGCCACTTCCTCGCCGAGCAGCACGACCTCCAGCGCATCGAGATGGAGATCGCCCAGCCGAACCGCCTCGACGAGGTCATGAGCGAGATGACCCGCCGGGAGGTCGTCGAGGCCACCGACGGCGGCTGGACACTGCTGGACTGA
- a CDS encoding PhzF family phenazine biosynthesis protein, translating to MDTYRALQVDAFTDEPLAGNPAGVIPDAAGLTAEQMQQVARELAVSETAFVLPSPSADHRLRFFTPTQEVDLCGHATVAAFSHLHEDGELDAGEYSVETNVGVLDVAVDDDGTVWLTQDAPHVREVEPTYERVGEALGIDEAALTDVGADLPLAVASTGVRYLLVPVNFLEHLGNADPDLDAVAALADEYDALGVYPFTFDAVGADATLHARMFAPGAGIPEDPVCGTGAGAVTAYLDHYGAFADEFPEEVVVEQGHYVDRPGRVRVRTAPVRVGGRSVTVLDGSLVVPDAEEDEILEA from the coding sequence ATGGATACCTATCGCGCGTTACAGGTCGACGCCTTCACCGACGAGCCACTGGCGGGGAACCCGGCGGGGGTCATCCCCGACGCCGCGGGTCTGACGGCCGAGCAGATGCAGCAGGTCGCGCGCGAACTCGCCGTCTCCGAGACGGCGTTCGTCCTGCCGAGTCCGAGCGCGGACCACCGGCTGCGGTTCTTCACACCGACTCAGGAGGTCGACCTCTGCGGGCACGCGACCGTCGCGGCCTTCAGCCACCTCCACGAGGACGGCGAACTCGACGCCGGGGAGTACAGCGTCGAGACGAACGTGGGCGTCCTCGACGTGGCGGTGGACGACGACGGGACGGTCTGGCTCACGCAGGACGCGCCACACGTCAGGGAGGTCGAGCCGACGTACGAGCGCGTCGGTGAGGCACTCGGCATCGACGAGGCCGCACTGACCGACGTGGGTGCTGACCTGCCCCTCGCGGTCGCCTCGACCGGCGTGCGCTACCTGCTGGTCCCCGTGAACTTCCTCGAACACCTCGGGAACGCCGACCCGGACCTCGACGCGGTCGCGGCCCTCGCGGACGAGTACGACGCGCTCGGGGTCTATCCCTTCACCTTCGACGCCGTGGGTGCCGACGCGACCCTCCACGCCCGGATGTTCGCGCCCGGCGCGGGCATCCCGGAGGACCCGGTGTGTGGTACCGGTGCGGGCGCGGTGACCGCGTACCTCGACCACTACGGCGCGTTCGCCGACGAGTTCCCGGAGGAGGTCGTCGTCGAGCAGGGCCACTACGTCGACCGCCCCGGGCGCGTCCGGGTCCGGACCGCACCGGTCCGCGTGGGTGGGCGGAGCGTGACGGTGCTGGACGGCTCGCTGGTCGTGCCGGACGCGGAAGAAGACGAGATTCTCGAAGCCTGA
- the mfnA gene encoding tyrosine decarboxylase MfnA, whose protein sequence is MRGQPQDFDRVLSSMCTPPHPVAREAAERYLATNPGDPATYQTVADLEDDAVAMLGDVVGLPDPAGYVASGGTEANIQAVRMARNRSVSSDPNVVVPESAHFSFQKAADVLAIELRIAPLTDDYTVDLGAVRRFCDEDTAGVVGVAGSTEYGRVDPIPELADIAHRHDALLHVDAAWGGFVLPFTDHEWHFGHADVDTLTIDPHKMGQAAIPAGGLLAREDELFDALAVDTPYLESAKQATLTGTRSGAGVASAAAVMQELWPDGYREQYETSVANADFLVSELRERGFDVVEPDLPIVTADVPDDLFEALREEGWRVSTTGSDEMRVVMMPHVTREMLSAFLTDIDRLRPTVNINT, encoded by the coding sequence ATGCGCGGCCAGCCACAGGACTTCGACCGGGTTCTCTCCTCGATGTGTACACCACCGCACCCGGTCGCTCGCGAGGCCGCAGAACGCTACCTCGCCACGAACCCCGGCGACCCCGCGACGTACCAGACGGTCGCCGACCTCGAGGACGACGCCGTCGCCATGCTCGGCGACGTCGTCGGCCTGCCCGACCCCGCCGGCTACGTCGCCAGCGGCGGCACGGAGGCGAACATCCAGGCGGTCCGGATGGCCCGGAACCGCTCGGTGTCGAGCGACCCGAACGTCGTCGTCCCCGAGAGCGCGCACTTCTCCTTCCAGAAGGCCGCCGACGTGCTGGCCATCGAGTTACGCATCGCCCCCCTGACCGACGACTACACCGTCGACCTCGGGGCGGTCCGCCGGTTCTGCGACGAGGACACCGCCGGCGTCGTCGGCGTCGCCGGCTCGACCGAGTACGGTCGCGTCGACCCCATCCCCGAACTGGCCGACATCGCCCACCGCCACGACGCGCTCTTGCACGTCGACGCGGCCTGGGGCGGCTTCGTGCTCCCCTTCACGGACCACGAGTGGCACTTCGGCCACGCGGACGTGGACACGCTCACCATCGACCCGCACAAGATGGGCCAGGCTGCCATCCCGGCCGGCGGCCTGCTCGCCCGCGAGGACGAACTGTTCGACGCGCTCGCGGTCGACACGCCCTACCTCGAATCTGCCAAGCAGGCAACCCTGACGGGCACCCGCTCCGGCGCGGGCGTGGCCAGCGCCGCCGCGGTGATGCAGGAACTCTGGCCCGACGGCTACCGCGAGCAGTACGAGACCTCGGTCGCCAACGCCGACTTCCTCGTCTCGGAACTGCGCGAGCGGGGCTTCGACGTGGTCGAACCCGACCTCCCCATCGTCACCGCGGACGTCCCCGACGACCTGTTCGAGGCGCTCCGCGAGGAGGGCTGGCGGGTCTCGACGACCGGCTCCGACGAGATGCGCGTCGTCATGATGCCCCACGTCACCCGGGAGATGCTGTCAGCGTTCCTGACCGACATCGACCGGCTGCGACCCACCGTGAACATCAACACTTAG
- a CDS encoding DUF3887 domain-containing protein — protein sequence MADPLPRRNLLQTLAAGGLAALAGCSGGSETDAPATTAPDAVPNTGVKTATDRPATGATGTADSTRSTGDTADGTGTGPQTDPGTTAGSTTAGDTPTGGTTTTRGTTARQTTDGQEGGGGGGGGGADGGDGSTGGGGGGGGGGDDGGSDGGGAETTARSPSQLRARGRDLTEALSAGRYAWVADAFVGSAAETVTATSLRDAWATQTRGLGTYTGIERTEHLVSEGYDVVLVQATFESGSLVVAWTFDAGGVVGIWLAEPDRS from the coding sequence ATGGCCGACCCCCTCCCTCGCAGGAACCTTCTGCAGACCCTCGCGGCCGGCGGACTCGCCGCCCTCGCCGGCTGCTCGGGTGGCTCCGAGACGGACGCCCCCGCCACGACGGCCCCCGACGCGGTCCCGAACACGGGAGTCAAGACCGCGACGGACCGGCCCGCGACCGGGGCGACGGGGACCGCCGATTCGACACGGTCGACCGGCGACACGGCCGACGGGACCGGAACCGGCCCACAGACCGACCCGGGGACGACGGCAGGGTCGACGACCGCGGGTGACACCCCGACCGGCGGGACGACGACCACGCGGGGGACCACGGCGCGGCAGACCACGGACGGACAGGAGGGCGGGGGCGGCGGTGGGGGAGGCGGTGCGGACGGTGGCGACGGTAGCACCGGAGGTGGTGGCGGCGGTGGCGGTGGAGGGGACGATGGCGGCAGCGATGGCGGCGGCGCCGAGACCACCGCCCGCAGTCCCTCGCAGTTACGAGCGCGGGGGCGCGACCTGACCGAGGCGCTGTCGGCAGGCCGGTACGCGTGGGTGGCCGACGCCTTCGTCGGGAGCGCGGCCGAGACCGTCACCGCGACGAGCCTGCGGGACGCCTGGGCGACCCAGACCCGGGGACTGGGCACGTACACCGGTATCGAGCGCACCGAACACCTCGTCTCGGAGGGCTACGACGTCGTGCTGGTGCAGGCGACGTTCGAGAGCGGCTCCCTCGTCGTCGCCTGGACGTTCGACGCGGGCGGCGTCGTCGGCATCTGGCTCGCGGAGCCGGACCGTAGTTGA
- a CDS encoding HD domain-containing protein has protein sequence MTDEDPQESDPALEPLLSALALKDETRTGWQLRGVVAPESVAAHSWGVAYLTLLFAEQAGVDPDRALRLAVVHDVAEAETGDWATRADETVDSYDPAEKEAAETAAAADLLAGFEHAHDAWAEYEARATPEARFVKDMDLVDMCLQAVVYEREDRYEPGDAEAFAEYDHLDEFFATAEPRLNTEFGRELFEAAKEAYEAVRG, from the coding sequence ATGACCGACGAGGACCCGCAGGAATCCGACCCGGCACTCGAACCCCTGCTCTCCGCGCTCGCGCTCAAGGACGAGACGCGGACCGGCTGGCAGCTCCGCGGCGTCGTGGCCCCGGAGTCGGTCGCCGCGCACTCGTGGGGCGTCGCCTACCTCACGCTGCTGTTCGCCGAGCAGGCCGGCGTCGACCCCGACCGCGCCCTCCGGCTCGCGGTGGTCCACGACGTGGCCGAGGCCGAGACGGGCGACTGGGCGACCAGGGCCGACGAGACGGTAGACAGCTACGACCCGGCCGAGAAGGAGGCCGCGGAGACGGCCGCCGCGGCCGACCTGCTCGCCGGATTCGAGCACGCCCACGACGCCTGGGCCGAGTACGAGGCCCGTGCGACGCCCGAGGCCCGCTTCGTGAAGGACATGGACCTCGTGGACATGTGCCTGCAGGCCGTCGTCTACGAACGCGAGGACCGGTACGAGCCGGGCGACGCCGAGGCGTTCGCGGAGTACGACCACCTCGACGAGTTCTTCGCGACGGCCGAGCCGCGGCTCAACACCGAGTTCGGGCGTGAGCTGTTCGAGGCGGCGAAAGAAGCGTACGAGGCGGTCCGCGGCTAG